In Paenibacillus sonchi, the genomic stretch GGGAGAAAATAAGCGCTCCGGCTTTATGTCTATCTTCAGTAGCGTGGATATCTTCCATTAATACATCCCGGACAAATTCCTGATCGTTGCCGTCGATAATCATCCGCATGCCGTTTCGGAGAAAGTTGTCCTCGATTTCATCGACCTTGGATTCCAGGGCAAGCAGACCTTCGCGGCGGGTGATGGAAGCCCACTCCATGAACATGGTAATGAGTTCCGATTTGCTGACCATTTTTTGCTTTACAAAGATTAACTTAAACAGCTTAGGGAGTTTTTTGACTTCCGAGAACGGGAAAGCCATGAATATGGATGCGGCTGTACCCAGGAGGATAATTACATAAGCGGCCGGAGCATTTAAGGCATGCAGTGGAGCACCCTTAAGATACATCCCCCATACTATTGTAACCAGACCAAAAATCAAACCGATTATTGTTGAAATTTCCATTTATGCACCTCGTCCATGAGAATTAAGAAGTGGTCCGACTGTACCGCGTGTATCATCCATGAACAGCGGTGGGG encodes the following:
- the motA gene encoding flagellar motor stator protein MotA codes for the protein MEISTIIGLIFGLVTIVWGMYLKGAPLHALNAPAAYVIILLGTAASIFMAFPFSEVKKLPKLFKLIFVKQKMVSKSELITMFMEWASITRREGLLALESKVDEIEDNFLRNGMRMIIDGNDQEFVRDVLMEDIHATEDRHKAGALIFSQAGMYAPTLGVLGAVIGLIAALSDMSAMEKLAHAIGAAFIATLVGIFTGYVLWHPISNKLKRLSKREIEVRLMMVEGLLSIQSGVSTIAINQKLSVFLTPLERAKLGDKEGASSEQKD